One part of the Myxococcales bacterium genome encodes these proteins:
- a CDS encoding energy transducer TonB codes for MPGVPETEPVAQPQAPEAVNEERPCASCCSASHAATGALEEPEGDVEGEAPCLVAPGLAAAEPSAAEPSSSRAAPGGSQAFSVFLEASRGGRPSRRSVSCWALAGVLHVAALGYGAAQAMWQVDELSPSKLKVSLLAWSEARPLPPPPPPPPPAAASSPSQPRPSEAEPQPRPALVQPQDEVVVTEPEPTAGASEGGVEGGVEGGAVGGVVGGVLGAPASDAPPAAPPVVALTASEREQLVARYLTDVLDRRLKAHLFYPPEAEEEELEGTVWVSVIIDGRGQLVSAHVVRGAELGVLTRAALQTVHRAQPFPAPPAALGSRVEVRVPLTYRLEG; via the coding sequence ATGCCCGGCGTTCCGGAGACCGAACCCGTTGCTCAGCCCCAGGCTCCCGAGGCGGTGAACGAGGAACGCCCTTGCGCCTCTTGTTGCTCCGCCTCGCACGCTGCCACGGGGGCGCTCGAGGAACCCGAAGGCGACGTCGAGGGTGAGGCCCCCTGCCTCGTTGCTCCTGGCCTCGCTGCCGCCGAGCCGTCTGCCGCCGAGCCGTCCTCCAGCCGGGCTGCCCCTGGGGGATCCCAGGCGTTTTCTGTTTTCCTGGAGGCCAGCCGGGGGGGGCGACCCAGCCGGCGCAGTGTGAGCTGCTGGGCGTTGGCGGGTGTTCTTCACGTCGCGGCGCTTGGTTATGGGGCTGCCCAGGCGATGTGGCAGGTGGACGAACTGTCGCCCTCGAAGCTCAAGGTTTCCCTGCTGGCCTGGTCCGAGGCGCGCCCTTTGCCGCCGCCCCCACCGCCTCCTCCCCCCGCTGCGGCCTCGTCTCCCTCCCAGCCGCGGCCTAGCGAAGCGGAGCCCCAGCCCCGTCCCGCACTCGTGCAGCCCCAGGACGAGGTGGTGGTCACCGAACCTGAACCGACCGCGGGCGCCTCCGAAGGGGGCGTCGAGGGCGGGGTCGAGGGGGGAGCGGTGGGGGGCGTCGTTGGGGGCGTGCTGGGTGCCCCCGCGAGCGACGCCCCGCCGGCGGCGCCCCCCGTGGTCGCCCTGACGGCCTCCGAGCGTGAACAGCTGGTAGCGCGATACCTCACGGACGTGCTCGATCGGCGCTTGAAGGCCCACCTCTTCTACCCTCCGGAGGCCGAAGAAGAAGAGCTCGAGGGCACGGTATGGGTGAGCGTGATTATCGATGGCCGCGGGCAGCTGGTGTCGGCCCACGTCGTGCGCGGCGCGGAGCTTGGCGTCTTGACCCGCGCCGCTTTGCAGACGGTTCATCGGGCGCAGCCTTTCCCCGCCCCGCCCGCCGCTTTGGGCAGCCGGGTCGAGGTGCGGGTGCCGCTGACGTACCGGCTCGAGGGCTGA
- a CDS encoding GNAT family N-acetyltransferase yields the protein MSMFRIRAATYADLPALGRLGARLVRSHHAFDARRFIQPGDDVEAGYARFLEAQLGGARGAVLVAAGESVEVAGYVYASVEPQSWKELREEAGFIHDVVVDPSFEGQGLGAALVEAAAAWLETQDVPRIILWTAENNRSAQQLFLRLGFRRTMIEMTREKGGRRGT from the coding sequence ATGTCGATGTTCCGCATTCGTGCCGCCACCTATGCCGATTTGCCGGCGTTGGGGAGGCTCGGGGCCCGTTTGGTCCGAAGTCATCATGCGTTCGACGCCCGCCGCTTCATCCAGCCAGGAGATGACGTCGAGGCGGGATACGCCCGCTTCCTCGAGGCGCAGCTCGGCGGAGCCCGGGGCGCTGTGCTGGTGGCGGCAGGAGAAAGCGTCGAGGTGGCGGGATATGTCTACGCCTCCGTGGAGCCACAGTCGTGGAAGGAGCTGCGGGAGGAGGCCGGATTCATTCACGACGTCGTTGTGGATCCTTCCTTTGAAGGACAAGGTCTTGGAGCCGCCTTGGTCGAGGCCGCCGCGGCCTGGCTGGAGACCCAGGACGTACCGCGGATCATTTTGTGGACGGCCGAAAACAACCGTTCGGCCCAGCAACTATTTCTGCGTCTTGGGTTCCGCCGCACGATGATCGAGATGACCCGAGAGAAGGGCGGCCGGCGGGGGACATAA
- a CDS encoding TonB-dependent receptor yields MTTPTALRLATSSLLVVSLAFARPTRAQDTPTESVPTQPAPEPTAPQEPTDSQTAPPPKVEAVSDGLTVVGKRRHREKRTSVHSVGEGQLERLNQDDPHAVLNQVPGVYTRQEDGLGLRPNIGTRGVNPDRSKKITLLEDDVLFGPAPYSAPAAYFFPLITRMTNVEVIKGAGSIAFGPQTVAGAVNVRTRDLPTGWAGGIDLAAGQYAYGKAHAHVGAGFRHFGFLLEGVHLRTDGFKELDGGGDTGFSRNEWMLKTRYLFNPGAETTHTLRAKLGYSDETSNETYLGLTTADFRAKPLRRYAASQLDHMEWHRTQAELRYEIENRNFDLVTTAYRHDLSRVWNKINGFETAQIVDVLRNPTTPRNIGFYNALRNTDLAGFASQRLLIGPNDRDFVSQGIQTRGHLRGHIGGYRNQLEFAARLHHDEAARVHTENTYQFVGGVLTLVPDTFATTANDVQRTLAVSLYAGDELELGKLTLKPGLRMELIRSQFRPRRVGSNEPRIDNEDAVFLPGLGAHYQLSRGLAVVAGVHRGYSPPSPRDLAAQAEQSTNFDAGLRYERGLYRAEVIGFWNEYENLTAICTESSGCLDADVGNQTNAGGARIRGFEVFGQTEYRRGQTTVPLVLAYTFTHAQFLESFASNDPIFGSVTAGDDIPYVPRHQLSVTAGVERPLGGLTLSLLHVSQMYDAPASQLAVAKTDNLTVIDAGAHLNLPRNAQIYLQVRNALDEAAIVSFRPFGARPNAPRWVQAGARWTF; encoded by the coding sequence ATGACCACGCCCACCGCCCTTCGCCTCGCCACTTCATCGCTGCTCGTCGTTTCGTTGGCCTTCGCGCGGCCCACGCGCGCCCAGGACACCCCGACAGAGTCTGTCCCCACGCAGCCCGCGCCGGAACCAACCGCGCCACAGGAGCCCACCGACAGCCAGACAGCACCTCCCCCGAAGGTGGAAGCCGTGTCCGACGGGCTCACGGTGGTGGGGAAGAGGCGGCATCGCGAAAAGCGCACCTCGGTTCACAGCGTGGGTGAAGGCCAGCTCGAGCGGCTCAATCAAGACGATCCCCATGCCGTGCTCAACCAGGTCCCGGGCGTGTACACGCGTCAGGAAGACGGGCTGGGCCTGCGGCCCAACATCGGCACGCGCGGCGTGAATCCCGACCGCAGCAAGAAGATCACCTTGCTCGAGGACGACGTGCTGTTCGGGCCCGCGCCCTACTCGGCTCCCGCGGCCTACTTCTTTCCACTCATCACACGGATGACCAACGTGGAGGTGATCAAGGGGGCCGGAAGCATCGCCTTCGGCCCACAAACCGTGGCCGGGGCCGTGAACGTGCGCACACGAGACCTGCCCACGGGATGGGCAGGCGGCATCGATCTGGCGGCGGGGCAGTACGCCTATGGCAAAGCCCACGCCCACGTGGGTGCCGGCTTTCGGCACTTCGGTTTTTTGCTCGAAGGCGTGCACCTCCGCACCGATGGCTTCAAGGAGCTCGATGGGGGCGGCGATACGGGGTTTTCTCGCAACGAATGGATGCTGAAGACACGCTACCTCTTCAACCCGGGCGCAGAAACGACCCACACGTTGCGGGCGAAGCTCGGCTACTCGGACGAAACCTCCAACGAGACCTACCTGGGGTTGACCACCGCGGATTTTCGCGCCAAGCCCTTGCGGCGCTACGCGGCCAGCCAGCTCGACCACATGGAATGGCATCGCACGCAGGCAGAGCTTCGCTACGAGATCGAAAACCGAAACTTCGACCTCGTCACCACGGCGTACCGGCACGACCTGTCGCGCGTGTGGAACAAGATAAACGGCTTCGAAACTGCACAGATCGTGGACGTGCTCCGCAACCCCACCACGCCCAGGAACATCGGGTTTTACAACGCCCTCCGCAACACCGACCTGGCGGGCTTTGCCTCCCAACGGCTGCTGATCGGGCCCAACGATCGCGACTTCGTCTCGCAGGGCATCCAGACGCGCGGTCACCTGCGCGGGCACATCGGCGGGTACCGCAACCAGCTCGAGTTTGCGGCCCGTCTTCACCACGACGAAGCGGCCCGGGTGCACACCGAAAACACGTATCAATTCGTAGGCGGCGTGCTCACGCTCGTGCCTGACACCTTTGCCACCACGGCAAACGACGTGCAACGAACTCTCGCCGTCTCGCTTTACGCGGGCGACGAGCTCGAGCTCGGCAAGCTCACACTCAAGCCGGGACTCCGCATGGAGCTGATTCGCTCGCAGTTTCGTCCGCGCCGCGTGGGCAGCAACGAGCCACGAATCGACAACGAGGACGCGGTGTTCCTGCCCGGGCTGGGTGCTCACTACCAGCTCAGCCGGGGGCTGGCCGTGGTGGCCGGCGTGCACCGAGGCTACTCACCTCCTTCACCCCGCGACCTGGCGGCTCAGGCCGAACAGAGCACCAACTTCGACGCGGGCCTGCGTTACGAGCGCGGCCTTTACCGCGCGGAGGTGATTGGGTTTTGGAACGAGTACGAAAACCTGACCGCCATTTGTACGGAGTCGTCGGGTTGTTTGGATGCCGACGTGGGCAACCAGACCAACGCCGGAGGCGCACGCATCCGGGGCTTCGAGGTGTTCGGCCAAACCGAGTATCGGCGGGGGCAAACGACCGTGCCTTTGGTCCTGGCGTACACCTTCACGCACGCGCAGTTCCTCGAGAGCTTCGCCTCGAACGACCCCATCTTCGGCAGCGTCACGGCCGGGGACGACATTCCCTACGTTCCTCGCCACCAGCTGAGCGTCACCGCCGGTGTGGAGCGCCCCCTCGGGGGCCTCACCTTGTCGCTCCTTCACGTGAGCCAGATGTACGACGCGCCCGCCAGCCAGCTGGCCGTGGCGAAGACCGACAACCTCACCGTGATCGATGCAGGCGCGCACCTGAACCTGCCGAGAAACGCCCAGATCTACCTGCAAGTCCGTAACGCGCTCGACGAAGCCGCCATCGTGTCCTTCCGGCCGTTCGGGGCCCGTCCGAATGCCCCACGCTGGGTGCAAGCGGGCGCACGCTGGACCTTCTGA
- a CDS encoding pentapeptide repeat-containing protein gives MPLGGLLEVVAEQVGRARLDGGGRLSACAWGGAAGAPCACRCAAAAPCGAAATRARRGLAGATLTGATLTGATLTGATLTGATLTGAALTGAALAGTTLAGTTLAGTTLAGTTFGLTRGSPLAGFVVGICCRRSRAGEKECQEARDPEPCNA, from the coding sequence TTGCCCCTTGGCGGTCTTCTCGAAGTCGTCGCAGAGCAGGTTGGTCGTGCACGTCTTGACGGGGGGGGGAGGCTTTCCGCCTGTGCCTGGGGTGGTGCCGCCGGTGCCCCCTGCGCTTGCCGGTGTGCCGCCGCTGCCCCCTGCGGCGCCGCCGCTACCCGAGCCCGCCGTGGGCTCGCCGGAGCCACCCTCACCGGAGCCACCCTCACCGGAGCCACCCTCACCGGAGCCACCCTCACCGGAGCCACCCTCACCGGAGCCGCCCTCACCGGAGCCGCCCTGGCCGGAACCACCCTGGCCGGAACCACCCTGGCCGGAACCACCCTGGCCGGAACCACCTTCGGCCTGACCCGAGGTTCCCCCCTCGCTGGGTTCGTCGTCGGGATCTGTTGCCGGCGTTCCCGCGCAGGCGAGAAGGAGTGCCAGGAGGCTCGGGACCCCGAACCTTGCAACGCCTAG
- a CDS encoding DUF2892 domain-containing protein: protein MSIKIFPKNEHTLERAARVGLGLVLLSLTLVGPKTSWGLLGLVPLATGLLGSCPLYTLLGISTCRSNRSTRAATRT, encoded by the coding sequence ATGTCTATCAAGATCTTTCCGAAGAATGAACACACCCTCGAGCGCGCGGCCCGCGTGGGCTTGGGGCTCGTCCTGCTCAGTCTCACGCTCGTGGGGCCCAAGACCAGCTGGGGGCTTTTGGGGCTCGTGCCCCTCGCCACGGGCCTTCTCGGAAGCTGCCCGCTCTACACGCTCTTGGGGATCAGTACGTGCCGCTCGAACCGATCGACACGCGCAGCGACGAGGACCTGA
- a CDS encoding DUF839 domain-containing protein, whose protein sequence is MALTTALAVAACAGDKGDPGQMGDPGLAGPAGPAGPAGTQGPAGPAGTPGAVGVMGTPGAAGTPGANALNSDSLVDLGSLSGMVAVVAQGEQSIPQMVKGLVSRYKADPATAPGFPLAPASTDTVRALKGLQTNVVVRWLEPLTWDDAAAEKDGKVTPRFGDNNDFIAFFGDAPNGALGGLYSGSSSSGWFFVNHEYVSGNIAGVNTPPSGSYTKLGRWMNKRGLLDFDVTAGANWTQPEVDKFVVAGKRQIGASWMRAVQDPATGTWVLDRAAQNVRYDATSNTRIKVTGMTLSSGNTDDAGMALPAGVVAGTGNNCSGGHTPWGTVLSGEENVQDYYGDLEDCWSGNNTYVPGGVCDAGKNIVFNVAPTASSEFGRASKGKHNRDYYGYLVEFDPGKSADKAYDEMGDGHQKLGSFGRARWENASVATDNTWKLVPGKPIVIYAASDRRGGRLYKWVSKDNYVAGMTRKQIRDLLAAGDSYVAHFAALDNNTGKTINGGATPTSTAPGSGKWIRLSVDNVADDAPNAAALGMPGTKVGAALKSQTWNDLGGFPDDNTVRQSLFTAEHKIGIKELNRPEDVEWNPFDSRLYIAFTNHTGNNFLFADGKLDKRDNAAKRGETMGEAENRRRDSTGSVFALEEDGGDYANLGTFTFYAVWLGDNKQGAFDAGAPDNLVIDPEGNVWFGTDGNPSVNGLQGDALYYLDLSAPLENGTFRGYRVVAGPSDSEATGPAFTPDARTLFFNVQHPGESRYSNWPWSQP, encoded by the coding sequence ATGGCCCTCACGACCGCACTTGCCGTGGCGGCGTGTGCGGGGGACAAAGGTGATCCAGGCCAGATGGGCGATCCCGGACTGGCAGGCCCTGCAGGTCCCGCCGGCCCCGCCGGCACTCAAGGCCCCGCTGGCCCTGCAGGAACGCCGGGCGCCGTCGGCGTGATGGGCACTCCCGGCGCCGCAGGAACTCCCGGCGCCAACGCGCTCAACAGCGACTCCTTGGTCGACCTGGGTTCGCTGTCGGGCATGGTCGCCGTGGTGGCGCAGGGTGAACAGTCGATTCCCCAAATGGTCAAGGGCCTCGTCTCTCGCTACAAGGCCGACCCGGCCACGGCGCCGGGCTTCCCGTTGGCACCGGCCTCCACGGACACGGTCCGCGCGCTCAAGGGCCTGCAAACGAACGTCGTCGTGCGCTGGCTCGAACCCCTGACCTGGGACGACGCGGCTGCCGAGAAGGATGGGAAGGTGACGCCGCGGTTTGGTGACAACAACGACTTCATCGCCTTTTTCGGCGACGCACCGAACGGCGCTCTGGGCGGCCTCTACAGTGGAAGCAGCAGCTCCGGGTGGTTCTTCGTGAACCACGAGTACGTTTCGGGCAACATCGCGGGCGTCAACACGCCTCCCTCGGGCTCGTACACGAAGCTCGGGCGGTGGATGAACAAACGCGGGCTTCTCGACTTCGACGTGACGGCCGGGGCCAACTGGACCCAACCCGAGGTCGACAAGTTCGTCGTGGCAGGCAAGCGGCAGATTGGCGCGTCCTGGATGCGCGCGGTGCAGGACCCTGCCACGGGAACCTGGGTTCTCGACCGCGCTGCGCAGAACGTTCGTTACGACGCGACCAGCAATACCCGCATCAAGGTCACCGGCATGACGCTGTCGTCGGGGAACACGGACGACGCAGGGATGGCGTTGCCTGCAGGCGTGGTTGCCGGAACGGGCAACAACTGCTCAGGTGGCCACACGCCCTGGGGCACCGTGCTGAGCGGTGAAGAGAACGTGCAGGACTACTACGGCGACCTCGAGGACTGCTGGTCTGGCAACAACACCTACGTCCCCGGCGGCGTCTGCGATGCAGGGAAGAACATCGTCTTCAACGTCGCCCCCACCGCAAGCAGCGAATTCGGGCGGGCCTCGAAGGGCAAGCACAACCGTGACTACTACGGCTACCTCGTCGAGTTCGATCCCGGAAAGTCCGCCGATAAGGCGTACGACGAGATGGGAGACGGACATCAAAAGCTCGGCAGCTTTGGTCGGGCCCGCTGGGAAAACGCGTCGGTGGCCACGGACAACACGTGGAAGCTCGTTCCCGGCAAGCCGATCGTCATCTACGCGGCCAGCGACCGCCGGGGTGGCCGGCTCTACAAGTGGGTGTCGAAGGACAACTATGTCGCAGGCATGACCCGCAAGCAGATTCGCGACCTCCTTGCGGCCGGCGACAGCTACGTGGCCCACTTTGCAGCCCTCGACAACAACACGGGCAAGACGATCAACGGTGGAGCCACGCCCACCTCGACGGCCCCGGGCTCGGGCAAGTGGATCCGCTTGAGCGTCGACAACGTGGCCGACGACGCGCCCAACGCCGCCGCACTCGGCATGCCTGGTACCAAGGTGGGCGCTGCCCTCAAGAGCCAGACCTGGAACGATCTCGGTGGTTTCCCCGACGACAACACCGTTCGCCAGAGCTTGTTCACGGCCGAGCACAAGATCGGTATCAAGGAGCTGAACCGTCCCGAGGACGTGGAATGGAACCCCTTCGATTCTCGCCTCTACATCGCCTTCACCAACCACACGGGCAACAACTTCCTGTTCGCCGACGGCAAGCTCGACAAGCGGGACAACGCCGCCAAGCGGGGTGAGACCATGGGTGAGGCCGAGAACCGGCGGCGAGACTCCACGGGTTCGGTGTTCGCGCTCGAGGAAGACGGCGGTGACTACGCCAATCTCGGTACCTTCACGTTCTACGCCGTCTGGTTGGGCGACAACAAGCAGGGCGCGTTCGATGCAGGCGCCCCTGACAACTTGGTGATCGATCCGGAAGGGAACGTTTGGTTCGGAACGGACGGCAACCCGAGTGTGAACGGCCTCCAGGGCGATGCACTTTACTACCTGGACCTGTCCGCACCGCTCGAAAACGGAACCTTCCGAGGGTACCGCGTGGTCGCGGGGCCGAGCGACTCCGAAGCCACGGGCCCTGCGTTCACGCCCGATGCGCGCACCTTGTTCTTCAACGTGCAGCACCCCGGTGAGTCGCGCTACAGCAACTGGCCCTGGTCGCAACCCTGA
- a CDS encoding SlyX family protein has translation MSDRLELEERIAYQERLIADLDEVVRVFTFRVEALEREVKRLRTSVLEGEPLAAPPNEPPPHY, from the coding sequence ATGTCCGACAGGCTAGAACTCGAGGAGCGCATCGCCTACCAGGAGCGGTTGATTGCCGACCTCGACGAGGTGGTCCGCGTCTTCACCTTCCGCGTGGAAGCGCTGGAAAGAGAGGTCAAGCGGCTGAGGACCTCCGTGCTCGAGGGCGAGCCGCTCGCGGCGCCGCCCAACGAGCCCCCTCCCCACTACTGA
- a CDS encoding zf-HC2 domain-containing protein, protein MRTPRHIGGLDCMEVLAQLSAYLEGDLSPVDRGRVEAHVSACDVCARFGGQFAEAVARLKAQMGPPAAVPEDVQERLRRRLRSSG, encoded by the coding sequence ATGAGGACTCCGCGACACATCGGTGGCTTGGATTGCATGGAAGTGCTGGCGCAGCTTTCGGCGTACCTCGAAGGGGATCTGTCGCCCGTGGATCGTGGCCGCGTGGAGGCCCACGTATCGGCCTGCGACGTCTGCGCGCGCTTCGGAGGCCAGTTCGCCGAAGCTGTGGCGCGTCTGAAGGCGCAGATGGGTCCGCCCGCCGCAGTGCCCGAGGACGTTCAGGAGAGATTGAGGCGGCGCTTGAGGAGCAGCGGCTGA
- a CDS encoding RNA polymerase sigma factor, producing MPLEPIDTRSDEDLMSAIAEGQHEALGELVTRHQASIFRLASAVTRDSTAAEDVLQDTFLAVLRSATTYRAGGTVKSWLFAIARRAAWKVGRGVAIEKPCEHTLLEDLGRAAGWGQEGGDAESIAVANEARRTLRDAFETLSADDREVLVLRDLEGLANEEAARVLGIDVPAVKSRIHRARLRLQAACLAGKEQP from the coding sequence GTGCCGCTCGAACCGATCGACACGCGCAGCGACGAGGACCTGATGAGCGCCATCGCCGAGGGGCAACACGAAGCCCTCGGCGAACTGGTCACGCGGCACCAAGCGTCCATCTTTCGCCTGGCGAGCGCCGTGACGCGTGATTCGACTGCCGCGGAGGATGTCCTGCAAGACACCTTCCTGGCCGTTTTGCGAAGCGCGACCACCTACCGGGCGGGGGGGACGGTCAAATCCTGGCTCTTCGCGATCGCGCGCCGCGCAGCCTGGAAGGTGGGGCGAGGTGTCGCGATCGAGAAACCTTGCGAGCACACGTTGCTCGAGGATCTGGGACGGGCCGCCGGTTGGGGCCAGGAGGGCGGGGATGCGGAATCCATCGCGGTGGCCAACGAAGCACGCCGAACGCTGCGAGACGCCTTCGAGACTTTGTCGGCCGACGACCGCGAGGTGTTGGTGCTTCGCGATCTCGAGGGGCTCGCGAACGAGGAGGCGGCACGGGTCCTCGGCATCGACGTTCCAGCGGTCAAGAGCCGCATCCATCGCGCACGCTTACGACTGCAGGCGGCCTGTCTGGCCGGGAAAGAGCAGCCATGA
- a CDS encoding cardiolipin synthase B — MREPVDLNDKPRRRLKTGQFSDFQLRRVLRQSADQVLSRTSGAPLIPGNAVRLLKDAEGNFPVWLAAIGSAQKSIYFENYIFSEDDVGNAFAEALCSRARAGVKVRVVRDWLGSWPTSSRKFWRKMTEAGVELRAFNPPRLDSPFGWLSRDHRKMVSVDSNVAFVSGLCISQRWQGDPQKGTESWRDTGLEIRGPAVMAVEDAFAEVWGTIGTPIPEAERPTSEDHSPAGDVAVRVLAGAPNTAGLFRMDQLVAAAARQTLWLTDAYFVGVAPYVQALRAAARDGVDVRLLVPNTTDLPLVRSLSRAGYRPLLEAGVRIFEWNGPMIHAKTAVADRRWSRVGSSNLNIASFLGNYELDVAIDDEDVARAMEQMYLEDLTRSTEVLLSYKRWRRAVRKAVLHPATPRERRRGKSRAKGSTAAAGAIRIANAVGAAISNHRVLGAAESQVLLLSGLTLLALAALAVIWPYGLAIPVAALATWVGGALIWRAFRLRAERAREKDADLEPEDRREESAPASPPAANMGVTQNPSREPQ, encoded by the coding sequence ATGCGAGAACCGGTCGACCTCAACGACAAGCCTCGGCGGCGGCTGAAGACGGGGCAGTTCTCCGATTTTCAACTCCGCCGGGTGCTCCGCCAATCGGCCGATCAAGTGCTCTCTCGGACGAGCGGCGCGCCCCTCATTCCAGGAAACGCCGTTCGTTTGCTGAAGGACGCCGAAGGCAACTTCCCGGTTTGGCTCGCCGCCATCGGAAGCGCTCAGAAGTCCATTTACTTCGAGAACTACATCTTCTCCGAAGACGACGTGGGCAACGCGTTCGCCGAGGCCCTCTGCAGCCGCGCCCGCGCCGGCGTGAAGGTGCGGGTCGTCCGGGATTGGCTGGGCAGCTGGCCCACGAGTTCCCGAAAGTTCTGGCGAAAGATGACCGAGGCGGGCGTGGAGCTCCGGGCCTTTAATCCGCCGCGCCTCGATAGCCCCTTCGGCTGGTTGAGCCGTGATCACCGCAAGATGGTGAGCGTGGATTCGAACGTGGCCTTCGTGTCGGGCCTGTGCATCAGCCAACGCTGGCAGGGAGATCCGCAGAAGGGAACTGAATCGTGGCGCGACACGGGGCTCGAGATTCGGGGCCCTGCCGTCATGGCCGTGGAAGACGCCTTCGCCGAGGTCTGGGGCACCATCGGCACGCCGATCCCCGAAGCCGAACGCCCGACGTCCGAGGATCACAGCCCTGCAGGTGACGTGGCGGTGCGCGTGTTGGCGGGGGCCCCGAACACCGCGGGGCTCTTCCGCATGGATCAGCTGGTGGCGGCGGCCGCGCGCCAAACACTGTGGCTGACGGATGCGTATTTCGTGGGCGTCGCACCTTATGTGCAAGCGCTCCGGGCCGCCGCGCGCGACGGTGTCGACGTGCGTCTGTTGGTGCCCAACACGACCGACTTGCCGCTCGTGCGGTCGCTGTCCCGGGCCGGGTACCGTCCCCTGCTCGAGGCCGGTGTCCGCATCTTCGAGTGGAACGGGCCCATGATCCACGCGAAGACGGCGGTGGCGGACCGTCGCTGGAGCCGCGTGGGCTCGTCGAACCTGAACATCGCCAGTTTTCTCGGCAACTACGAGCTGGACGTGGCGATCGACGACGAAGATGTGGCGCGTGCGATGGAGCAGATGTACCTGGAAGACCTGACCCGCTCGACCGAAGTGCTGCTGTCGTACAAGCGGTGGCGACGTGCCGTTCGGAAAGCCGTGCTGCACCCCGCAACGCCTCGCGAGCGCCGTCGGGGGAAGTCGCGGGCCAAAGGCTCCACGGCCGCGGCCGGAGCGATTCGCATCGCCAACGCCGTGGGTGCCGCGATTTCGAACCATCGCGTGCTCGGCGCCGCGGAGAGCCAGGTGCTGCTGTTGTCAGGACTCACCCTGTTGGCCCTGGCCGCGCTGGCCGTGATCTGGCCTTATGGTCTGGCCATCCCGGTCGCCGCGCTGGCGACCTGGGTGGGGGGGGCCCTCATCTGGCGCGCCTTCCGGCTGCGCGCCGAGCGCGCCCGCGAAAAGGATGCAGACCTCGAACCGGAGGACCGACGCGAAGAGTCGGCCCCCGCGAGTCCCCCAGCGGCCAACATGGGCGTAACGCAAAACCCGTCGCGAGAGCCGCAGTGA